In the Brassica napus cultivar Da-Ae chromosome A7, Da-Ae, whole genome shotgun sequence genome, one interval contains:
- the LOC106361630 gene encoding probable E3 ubiquitin-protein ligase RHY1A isoform X1 translates to MAGMLPGVECARRRRFHGGAPPIDLSNTASVAAATGHVWTRRPSFSLYTTNHESHQAYVSFSERNVRNKSYGVDNDEKLVGAAKEAKDRLDERLRNPRRRQNGKDKATKLEQGKGKSLKDLLTEVVGLKKSRGRLVKWFGWRVREQQECAICLDQFKTGETLVHLPCTHKFHSICLLPWLDTNVYCPYCRMDIWN, encoded by the exons ATGGCTGGTATGCTTCCAGGAGTTGAGTGCGCGAGGAGGCGGCGCTTTCACGGCGGTGCTCCACCGATTGACTTATCCAACACGGCTTCTGTGGCGGCAGCAACGGGACACGTATGGACTCGCCGACCATCCTTCTCTCTCTACACTACCAATCACGAGAGTCACCAAGCCTATGTCTCCTTCTCG gaGAGAAATGTTAGGAACAAATCTTACGGTGTTGATAACGACGAGAAGCTCGTAGGAGCAGCCAAAGAGGCGAAAGATAGATTGGACGAGCGGCTGAGAAACCCGCGAAGAAG GCAAAATGGCAAAGACAAAGCGACTAAATTGGAGCAAGGGAAAGGTAAATCTCTTAAGGATTTACTGACAGAGGTGGTTGGGTTGAAGAAGAGCCGGGGAAGGCTTGTCAAATGGTTCGGGTGGCGAGTAAGGGAGCAACAAGAGTGTGCTATATGTTTAGACCAGTTCAAGACGGGTGAGACATTGGTCCACCTACCTTGCACCCATAAGTTTCACTCCATATGTTTATTGCCTTGGCTAGACACCAACGTGTATTGCCCTTATTGTAGAATGGACATTTGGAATTAA
- the LOC106361630 gene encoding uncharacterized protein LOC106361630 isoform X2 has translation MAGMLPGVECARRRRFHGGAPPIDLSNTASVAAATGHVWTRRPSFSLYTTNHESHQAYVSFSERNVRNKSYGVDNDEKLVGAAKEAKDRLDERLRNPRRSSGKMAKTKRLNWSKGKVNLLRIY, from the exons ATGGCTGGTATGCTTCCAGGAGTTGAGTGCGCGAGGAGGCGGCGCTTTCACGGCGGTGCTCCACCGATTGACTTATCCAACACGGCTTCTGTGGCGGCAGCAACGGGACACGTATGGACTCGCCGACCATCCTTCTCTCTCTACACTACCAATCACGAGAGTCACCAAGCCTATGTCTCCTTCTCG gaGAGAAATGTTAGGAACAAATCTTACGGTGTTGATAACGACGAGAAGCTCGTAGGAGCAGCCAAAGAGGCGAAAGATAGATTGGACGAGCGGCTGAGAAACCCGCGAAGAAG TTCAGGCAAAATGGCAAAGACAAAGCGACTAAATTGGAGCAAGGGAAAGGTAAATCTCTTAAGGATTTACTGA